A DNA window from Fodinibius sp. Rm-B-1B1-1 contains the following coding sequences:
- a CDS encoding S9 family peptidase produces MIPSRLQRATLLVIVMCFAVSQSLLAQSNNGLTPDDVAKMQQVNEIAISPSGDKAIYTLQVQANPHKENKPAMHHLYLTNLSNGNSLPYVTTMSVSDIAFRPNHDAITFLGKRSSDETTSLYEISMNGGEAQKIYSFATDMADYEWAPDGNHIAFMAADTVTHERSSLPYHPEIYEENLKQRRGYVGNVAQPGHGPHQLQVEGSVYQMHWSPNGEKLAISVAPTPLVDDYYMKQVVKVLNHEGDSVLAEIDHKGKLGQIGWSPDGSKLAMIAAADIHDPIAGRLFVVSAEGGEPVQLKPQYEGMFEQFKWTGNNQLHYLTSEGVWSTYGRMNADGSDMQIIVNRGDTNISLFDRAQSGATIFGASSASHPQELYQLSENSVDRITNTNPWLDNKALGEQKVVSWQADDSTKLQGILIYPVGYKEGEQYPMITTVHGGPEAHYNHGWVTNYSDAGQVGAAQGYFVFYPNYRGSTGRGEQFAKSSQGDLAGAEFDDIVAGVDELVNGGLANGDQIGVTGGSYGGYATGWMATKYTDRFAAGVMFVGVSDNISKWGTSDIPEELYLVHTRERIWDDYQGYLERSPIYYAGQAQTPLLIMHGKEDTRVDPSQSYELYRHIKTRTDTPVRLVLYPGEGHGNRNATARYDYNLRMMRWFNQYLKGEESARPDVEIEVEKTAVEN; encoded by the coding sequence ATGATACCATCACGTTTACAGCGAGCTACATTACTGGTTATAGTAATGTGTTTTGCAGTTTCTCAATCGCTATTGGCGCAATCTAACAATGGGCTAACGCCCGACGATGTTGCTAAGATGCAGCAGGTGAACGAAATAGCAATATCGCCATCAGGAGATAAAGCTATCTATACGTTACAGGTGCAAGCCAACCCACATAAAGAAAATAAGCCGGCCATGCACCATTTGTATCTGACTAATTTATCTAACGGGAATTCGTTACCGTATGTAACGACCATGAGCGTTAGTGATATCGCTTTTCGTCCTAATCATGATGCTATTACGTTTTTGGGTAAGCGTTCGTCAGATGAAACAACGAGCCTGTATGAAATTTCGATGAATGGCGGTGAGGCTCAAAAGATATATTCGTTTGCTACAGATATGGCGGATTATGAATGGGCTCCGGATGGAAATCACATCGCTTTTATGGCGGCCGATACTGTTACTCATGAACGATCGTCGCTCCCTTACCATCCCGAAATCTACGAGGAAAATCTAAAGCAGCGGCGCGGGTATGTGGGTAATGTGGCACAGCCGGGCCACGGTCCGCACCAACTACAAGTTGAGGGATCGGTTTACCAAATGCACTGGAGTCCTAACGGTGAAAAGTTAGCTATTTCTGTAGCTCCTACTCCACTTGTGGATGATTATTATATGAAGCAAGTGGTGAAAGTGCTTAATCACGAGGGAGACAGTGTACTTGCTGAGATTGATCACAAAGGAAAACTGGGACAAATAGGCTGGAGTCCGGATGGTAGTAAGCTGGCAATGATTGCAGCAGCTGACATTCACGATCCTATTGCAGGCCGATTATTTGTCGTTTCTGCCGAAGGCGGAGAGCCGGTACAGTTAAAGCCGCAATACGAAGGCATGTTTGAGCAATTCAAATGGACTGGCAATAATCAGTTGCATTATCTAACAAGCGAAGGCGTATGGTCAACCTACGGCAGAATGAATGCAGATGGGTCTGATATGCAAATCATTGTTAATCGTGGAGATACCAATATTTCTCTTTTCGACAGGGCACAAAGTGGAGCTACGATTTTTGGAGCAAGTTCTGCCTCACATCCACAAGAACTCTATCAACTTTCTGAGAATTCTGTTGACCGGATAACAAATACCAATCCCTGGCTCGATAATAAAGCCCTTGGCGAACAAAAGGTCGTTAGCTGGCAGGCTGATGATAGTACTAAATTGCAGGGTATCCTTATCTACCCGGTAGGTTATAAGGAGGGAGAACAGTATCCTATGATTACAACGGTGCATGGTGGACCCGAAGCTCACTATAATCACGGTTGGGTGACCAACTATTCTGATGCTGGCCAGGTTGGAGCTGCACAGGGTTATTTTGTTTTTTATCCCAATTACCGGGGAAGCACTGGCCGTGGTGAACAGTTTGCTAAAAGCAGTCAGGGTGATTTGGCTGGAGCCGAATTTGATGACATCGTTGCTGGTGTAGATGAACTGGTAAATGGTGGTCTTGCTAATGGTGATCAAATTGGCGTTACCGGGGGCTCGTATGGTGGATATGCAACGGGTTGGATGGCCACGAAATATACTGATCGCTTTGCGGCGGGAGTGATGTTTGTGGGTGTCAGCGACAATATCTCGAAGTGGGGCACGAGTGATATTCCCGAAGAGTTGTATCTTGTTCATACTCGGGAACGTATTTGGGATGACTACCAAGGATATCTTGAGCGAAGTCCTATCTACTATGCCGGTCAGGCCCAAACGCCGCTATTGATTATGCACGGAAAGGAAGATACGCGTGTAGATCCCAGCCAGTCATATGAGCTGTATCGCCATATTAAAACACGCACTGATACACCGGTGCGTTTGGTACTGTATCCGGGAGAAGGGCACGGAAATCGTAACGCTACGGCGCGCTATGACTATAATCTGCGAATGATGCGTTGGTTCAATCAGTATTTAAAAGGAGAAGAATCGGCCCGACCGGATGTGGAAATTGAAGTTGAGAAAACGGCCGTAGAAAACTAA
- a CDS encoding TonB-dependent receptor plug domain-containing protein: protein MAFSKLLTVLLTAGLFAMVLGCSTTSTTNKSETNKTATENNWTLEDHLRRATSVRVTGSGSNTRVIIRGESSIANPTSQPLFIIDDQKAGNSFAQVNEMLYEGEINYIEVLPPSRAARYGMEGNYGVILIHTYSNK, encoded by the coding sequence ATGGCATTTTCAAAACTGCTTACTGTACTGCTTACAGCAGGATTATTTGCTATGGTATTAGGTTGCTCTACTACCAGTACCACAAATAAGAGCGAAACTAACAAGACAGCTACCGAAAATAACTGGACACTTGAAGACCATCTCCGCCGTGCTACCAGTGTGCGTGTCACGGGCTCAGGTTCTAACACTCGTGTTATCATTCGTGGTGAAAGCTCAATCGCTAATCCAACCAGCCAACCGCTTTTCATTATTGACGACCAAAAAGCGGGGAATAGTTTTGCCCAGGTTAATGAGATGCTCTATGAAGGAGAAATAAACTACATTGAAGTACTACCGCCTTCACGCGCGGCTCGATATGGGATGGAAGGCAATTACGGAGTCATCTTAATCCATACTTATTCAAACAAATAA
- a CDS encoding ABC transporter permease, protein MEIIDLSWTQLAIGFIIMLLPAYILWKYRTGLNKKLLTASIRMVVQLLFVGYYLQYLFEYDNAWINAAWIFVMVAVADFATIDRSDLTRKWSVIIPVFGATFLGIIVIDLFFLEIVIQLPKLLAAQYTIPITGMVLGNCLRSNVIGINAFYYSLDEHQERYQFFLSCGATRSEAVKPFFSKALQKSANPTLASMATIGLVSLPGMMTGQILSGSSPLIAIKYQIMIMVAIFSGTILSVYLGILFTNKFVFENTDMLDDSILKK, encoded by the coding sequence ATGGAAATCATTGATCTTTCGTGGACACAGCTCGCCATCGGCTTTATCATTATGCTGTTGCCAGCCTACATCTTGTGGAAATATCGTACGGGACTCAACAAAAAGTTACTCACCGCCTCTATCCGCATGGTGGTACAACTTCTTTTTGTGGGCTATTACCTGCAGTACCTGTTTGAATATGATAATGCATGGATTAATGCCGCGTGGATTTTTGTAATGGTTGCTGTTGCTGATTTTGCTACCATTGACCGAAGCGATCTCACCAGAAAATGGTCGGTCATTATTCCCGTTTTTGGCGCAACTTTTTTAGGGATTATCGTTATTGATCTGTTCTTTCTTGAAATTGTTATTCAACTCCCCAAATTATTGGCCGCACAATATACCATCCCCATAACTGGTATGGTGCTGGGTAATTGCCTGCGCAGTAACGTCATCGGGATTAATGCTTTTTATTACAGCCTGGATGAGCACCAAGAGCGATACCAATTTTTTCTTTCCTGTGGAGCCACACGTTCCGAAGCCGTAAAACCATTTTTCAGTAAGGCCTTACAAAAATCGGCCAATCCCACCCTTGCTTCAATGGCTACCATTGGACTGGTTTCGCTGCCTGGCATGATGACCGGTCAAATCTTAAGTGGAAGCTCCCCGCTTATTGCCATTAAATACCAAATCATGATTATGGTAGCTATCTTTTCGGGAACTATCTTATCGGTTTATTTAGGGATTCTTTTCACCAATAAATTTGTTTTTGAAAATACCGATATGCTGGATGATTCGATTCTAAAGAAATAA
- a CDS encoding PAS domain-containing protein — translation MPDSKQHSDKRNIQLKKLLKKSSIIHYRRLTGSGCPIIGITKNVKDVLGFSESDFLADENLWFNRAHPEDRLQLQEHFDKVSSEEVPTVEYRFKHKSGSYIWLRDETQLIESNDSGEQFFSGFITPLTKSKKPEITEDRERQKLQQLALDNLNDMVVITKALRDKPLQSHIIFCE, via the coding sequence ATGCCTGATAGCAAACAGCATAGTGACAAGCGTAATATTCAGCTTAAAAAACTTTTGAAGAAGAGTTCCATCATTCATTACCGTCGGCTAACAGGTAGTGGTTGCCCTATTATAGGTATCACAAAAAATGTAAAGGATGTGCTCGGGTTTTCTGAATCAGATTTTCTTGCTGATGAAAATCTCTGGTTTAATCGTGCACATCCCGAAGATCGGTTACAGCTGCAGGAGCATTTTGATAAAGTGTCTTCGGAAGAAGTGCCTACGGTTGAATATCGGTTTAAGCATAAAAGCGGATCTTATATCTGGTTGCGTGATGAAACACAGCTAATTGAATCAAATGACAGCGGGGAACAATTCTTTTCTGGGTTTATTACACCGTTAACTAAAAGTAAGAAGCCTGAAATTACTGAGGACCGGGAGCGTCAAAAATTACAGCAATTGGCGTTGGATAACTTGAATGATATGGTAGTGATTACCAAGGCGTTGCGTGATAAGCCACTACAATCGCATATCATTTTTTGTGAATAA
- a CDS encoding aminotransferase class IV, whose product MATHPTIPDPRNKDIKVWIDGTLYDRDEAKISVFDSLVQGGDGVWEGLRVYDGKIFALDEHLERLQNSAHAMAFDSVPSNGDIKKAIFETLKANGMKDDTHIRLTLSRGKKVTSYMDPQVNQYGPTLIVLPEWKPPIHENKDGLSLITSSIRRNPPQCIDSKIHHNNLINNILAKIEANVAGADGAVMMDIEGYVSEVNATNIFFVKKGKVLTPYADSCLPGITRGIVLDLCKENNIPVDEKRLSMTEMYTADECFTTGTMGELVHVAEIDQRVISDGTKGSITQLLQKLHHQRAQSTGEPLPF is encoded by the coding sequence ATGGCAACACACCCAACAATTCCCGATCCTCGAAATAAAGATATTAAAGTTTGGATTGATGGTACCCTTTACGACCGCGACGAGGCTAAAATTTCGGTATTCGACAGTCTTGTGCAAGGTGGTGATGGCGTCTGGGAAGGACTGCGCGTTTATGATGGTAAAATCTTTGCCCTCGATGAACACCTGGAACGACTTCAAAATTCTGCCCATGCTATGGCTTTCGACAGTGTTCCTTCGAATGGGGACATCAAAAAAGCCATTTTTGAAACGCTTAAAGCCAATGGAATGAAGGACGATACCCATATCCGACTGACTCTTTCGAGGGGTAAAAAAGTAACTTCCTACATGGATCCTCAGGTCAACCAATATGGTCCCACGCTGATTGTACTTCCCGAGTGGAAGCCTCCCATTCATGAGAACAAAGACGGCCTTTCGCTGATCACCTCATCCATCCGCAGAAACCCACCACAATGCATCGATTCCAAAATTCACCACAACAACCTTATCAATAACATTTTGGCTAAAATTGAGGCCAACGTAGCCGGGGCCGACGGGGCAGTGATGATGGATATTGAGGGATATGTCTCGGAAGTAAATGCCACAAACATCTTTTTCGTGAAAAAAGGGAAGGTGCTTACCCCATATGCCGATAGTTGTCTGCCAGGCATTACGCGAGGAATCGTCCTTGATTTATGTAAAGAAAACAACATCCCCGTAGACGAAAAACGGTTAAGTATGACAGAAATGTATACCGCTGACGAGTGTTTCACAACCGGAACGATGGGAGAACTGGTTCACGTTGCTGAAATTGACCAACGGGTTATCAGTGATGGGACTAAAGGTTCGATAACCCAATTGCTACAAAAATTACACCATCAACGGGCGCAGTCTACCGGAGAACCACTTCCCTTTTAA
- a CDS encoding TonB-dependent receptor → MKVLSLLKRFLPALLLFIMPVIATAQSTSSVEGMVVDAGTSEVIPGVNIYIPKLDKGAATDTEGAFSISSIPPGSYEMKFSFIGYQTQRRAVTIEEAETLELTVRLLSSQIKMEGITVTSLRPDLNVDTDLEQAEIRKANPRDSGELLRSVDGVDAVRRGPVGLDPVVRGLRETEVGTYLDGTRIFPAGPARMDSPLSHLDPSMIENIEVVKGPYALNWGAGNMGAIRVETKPLDNLNTSFGGRITSGYDSNFNTFEEAASLYGQSGKLGYLVSGAWRTGNDYSSGNGTNIPGDYLSREVRSKINYATTANSHLTISLGYQNQENIDYPGRLLDADYFNTYNASAGWEWNPQGQLIQNMRAKVYLNHVTHGMENDNKPTAQPDPNRMPPFAIDVDVETRNHVYGAKLATTLSTDNSWEWEIGSDIYSSYRDATRTIARRDNSQELFFDLMWPQATITDWGLYNRLSYSFSDRLSATGSIRLDLVAADTDTISQFYEQNVSTDLDAFETNLSASGTVNYQLSNFWSVGFGFGSVVRTADATERYSDRIPASKAQMSAEFVGNPDLKPERSTQADLWLNAKYEQLSISLNGFVRQMDNYITLTATDLPKRLPLSPQTVYQYINGSAQFTGFDVSTHYRVAEPLQLSGSLNYLWGKDTKLDEPALGVSPLSGSAGFRYDFVEWPLFLESTAEFVGKQDRVATARGETSTGGYTVVDLLGGWTFGNNISLQMGVKNLFDHQYVNHLNAKNPFTMSPIAEPGRVFFGDVSIRF, encoded by the coding sequence ATGAAAGTATTATCACTTTTAAAACGTTTTTTGCCAGCACTATTGCTATTTATCATGCCCGTTATTGCAACTGCACAGTCAACAAGCTCGGTTGAGGGTATGGTGGTCGATGCAGGGACAAGCGAAGTTATACCCGGGGTAAATATTTATATTCCCAAACTTGATAAAGGTGCCGCCACTGATACCGAGGGCGCTTTTTCCATTTCGTCGATACCGCCGGGCAGTTACGAAATGAAATTTTCGTTTATAGGATATCAGACCCAGCGCCGTGCGGTGACCATTGAAGAAGCAGAAACCCTTGAATTGACTGTTCGGCTTTTGTCTTCCCAAATAAAAATGGAAGGGATTACTGTTACTTCTCTTCGTCCAGATCTAAATGTGGATACCGATTTGGAACAGGCAGAAATCCGTAAAGCCAATCCGCGTGATTCGGGAGAGTTGTTGCGAAGTGTTGATGGCGTGGATGCGGTTCGTCGAGGGCCGGTGGGACTCGATCCTGTAGTACGTGGACTTCGCGAAACGGAGGTCGGTACGTACCTTGATGGGACCCGAATCTTCCCAGCCGGACCTGCACGCATGGATTCGCCACTCAGTCATCTCGATCCATCCATGATTGAAAATATCGAAGTCGTAAAAGGTCCGTATGCACTTAATTGGGGCGCCGGAAATATGGGAGCCATTCGGGTAGAAACAAAGCCATTGGATAACCTAAATACCTCATTCGGCGGTAGGATTACGAGCGGTTACGATAGCAATTTCAACACTTTTGAAGAAGCCGCTTCGCTTTACGGGCAATCCGGCAAGCTTGGATACCTCGTTAGTGGTGCCTGGCGTACCGGAAATGATTATAGTTCTGGAAATGGGACTAATATCCCTGGTGATTACCTCTCGCGTGAGGTCCGGAGTAAAATAAATTACGCCACGACTGCGAATTCTCATTTAACGATTTCTTTGGGGTATCAAAACCAAGAAAATATCGATTATCCCGGACGGTTGCTCGATGCTGATTATTTTAATACGTATAATGCCTCGGCCGGATGGGAGTGGAATCCACAGGGGCAGTTAATTCAGAATATGAGGGCTAAAGTGTATCTTAATCATGTCACGCATGGTATGGAGAATGATAATAAGCCCACCGCCCAGCCTGATCCCAACCGCATGCCTCCCTTTGCCATAGATGTAGATGTGGAAACGAGAAATCATGTTTACGGCGCAAAGCTGGCGACAACGCTCAGTACTGACAATAGTTGGGAATGGGAAATTGGCAGCGACATTTATAGCTCATACCGTGATGCTACACGAACAATTGCCCGACGTGATAATAGCCAAGAACTATTTTTTGATCTAATGTGGCCGCAGGCTACCATCACCGATTGGGGGCTTTATAATCGTCTTAGTTATTCGTTTTCCGATCGACTTAGTGCCACCGGGTCGATCCGCTTGGACTTGGTTGCTGCAGATACTGATACGATTAGCCAGTTTTACGAACAGAATGTATCCACCGATCTGGATGCTTTTGAGACAAACTTAAGTGCTTCAGGAACGGTGAATTATCAACTTTCAAATTTCTGGTCAGTCGGTTTTGGGTTCGGGTCTGTAGTTCGTACGGCAGATGCTACTGAGCGTTATTCTGATCGTATTCCAGCCAGCAAGGCCCAAATGAGTGCCGAGTTTGTCGGCAATCCCGACCTCAAACCGGAGCGAAGCACGCAGGCTGATTTGTGGCTCAATGCCAAATATGAACAGTTAAGCATTTCGTTAAATGGCTTTGTCCGTCAAATGGATAACTATATCACACTAACAGCCACCGATCTGCCCAAACGTTTGCCGCTTAGTCCCCAAACGGTCTATCAATATATAAATGGCTCGGCGCAATTTACCGGATTTGATGTATCGACCCATTACCGTGTTGCTGAACCACTCCAACTCAGCGGTTCGCTGAATTATCTTTGGGGTAAGGATACGAAGCTCGATGAACCGGCTTTGGGTGTGTCCCCTCTTTCTGGTTCAGCAGGCTTTCGTTATGATTTTGTCGAGTGGCCACTATTTCTGGAAAGTACAGCCGAATTTGTTGGGAAACAAGATCGTGTAGCTACAGCTCGAGGCGAAACCTCCACGGGCGGATATACAGTGGTTGACCTTTTGGGTGGTTGGACGTTTGGCAATAAT
- a CDS encoding RNA 2'-phosphotransferase produces MDLTSKSKFLSYILRHHPESIGLEVDQNGWADISDLITKAQKNGKKIDQDVIQEVIEKGAKQRFILSNDGNYIRAGYGHSIDVDLQLKPKRPPQKLYHGTAQYNVDAILDEGISSQSRNFVHLSATKEEAKNVGGRHGHPVILGIQALKMYEDGIEFYQSESEKSIWLTNFVSSKYIIEGD; encoded by the coding sequence ATGGATTTAACTTCCAAAAGCAAGTTTTTGAGTTATATATTGCGCCACCACCCCGAATCAATTGGGTTAGAAGTTGATCAAAATGGTTGGGCAGATATTTCTGATCTAATTACCAAAGCCCAAAAAAACGGCAAGAAAATAGACCAGGATGTAATTCAGGAGGTTATAGAAAAGGGAGCAAAACAGCGGTTTATTTTAAGTAATGATGGGAACTATATTCGGGCTGGTTATGGTCATTCCATTGATGTTGATTTACAGCTGAAACCAAAACGCCCGCCCCAAAAACTCTATCACGGTACAGCGCAGTACAATGTCGATGCTATTTTGGATGAGGGTATTTCATCCCAAAGCAGAAACTTTGTACACCTTTCTGCAACAAAGGAGGAAGCTAAAAACGTGGGTGGGCGTCATGGCCATCCGGTCATTTTGGGTATTCAGGCCTTAAAAATGTATGAAGACGGAATTGAGTTTTATCAATCAGAAAGCGAAAAAAGTATTTGGTTAACTAATTTTGTTTCATCAAAGTACATCATTGAAGGCGATTGA
- a CDS encoding ABC transporter ATP-binding protein — MSPLPTITFKNVTFEFEGEQIVSNFSFEAKSGHHTILKGESGSGKSTLLKLLLGFYNPQNGQITIDSNSYNRHSLRRKTAWLPQDLNLGSGTVRQVMTKPFEFAANKSHQQDITSRSIATLQTLGLEASTLDKEFRDLSTGQRQRVGLTICHLLDKPILLLDEPTSALDKASKAKAAELLLSNNRTVISTSHDPFWVDKADNIIEL, encoded by the coding sequence TTGTCGCCATTACCAACTATAACCTTTAAGAACGTTACCTTTGAATTTGAAGGAGAACAAATCGTCTCTAACTTTTCTTTCGAGGCGAAATCCGGGCACCATACAATTCTTAAAGGTGAATCCGGCTCGGGAAAAAGTACCCTCCTAAAACTTCTATTGGGATTTTATAACCCCCAAAACGGGCAGATTACAATTGATAGCAATTCTTATAATCGTCACTCCCTTCGACGTAAAACAGCTTGGCTGCCTCAAGATCTAAATTTAGGTTCGGGCACCGTGCGCCAAGTAATGACCAAGCCCTTTGAGTTCGCTGCCAATAAATCCCATCAACAAGATATTACCTCAAGAAGTATTGCCACTTTGCAAACATTGGGGTTGGAAGCCAGTACTCTTGATAAGGAGTTCCGCGATCTTTCTACAGGACAACGTCAGCGCGTAGGGCTAACCATTTGTCATTTACTGGACAAACCAATACTACTTTTGGATGAACCCACCTCTGCCCTCGACAAGGCATCCAAAGCTAAAGCTGCAGAACTTCTTTTAAGCAATAACAGAACCGTAATTTCAACTTCGCACGATCCATTCTGGGTTGACAAGGCGGATAACATCATCGAACTCTGA
- a CDS encoding sulfotransferase family protein: MAKKRINMWSGPRNISTAIMYSFAQRSDTCVVDEPFYAHYLLQSGAKHPGRATVLESQPKDPAAVMQNLLASGSQSDILFVKNMAHHMVNMNDSLEVLFNEFDPVFLIRNPKEMLLSLDKTLAEPNLRDTGYQQLLTLFEIAENNDLPLTVLDSRELLKDPEFVLSALCEKINISFDEAMLSWPPGPIPEDGVWAEHWYHSVHQSTGFKPYTAKEETLPNRLEPLFEHCKTIYDRLFAHAIKR, from the coding sequence ATGGCAAAAAAACGAATCAACATGTGGTCGGGTCCCCGGAATATTTCCACAGCTATCATGTATTCTTTTGCTCAGCGATCTGACACTTGTGTAGTTGATGAACCCTTTTATGCTCACTACTTGTTGCAAAGCGGCGCCAAACATCCCGGCAGGGCTACAGTGCTCGAAAGCCAGCCCAAGGATCCTGCAGCAGTAATGCAAAATCTACTTGCTTCGGGAAGCCAGTCTGATATCTTGTTCGTAAAAAATATGGCACACCACATGGTGAATATGAATGATTCACTGGAGGTGCTTTTCAACGAATTTGATCCAGTATTTTTAATTCGAAATCCTAAAGAAATGCTCCTTTCTTTAGACAAAACATTAGCTGAACCGAACCTGCGTGATACTGGTTACCAGCAACTTCTAACACTTTTTGAAATTGCTGAAAATAACGATTTACCACTAACAGTGCTCGACTCTCGAGAACTGTTAAAAGATCCAGAATTTGTATTATCGGCCCTGTGTGAAAAGATCAACATTTCTTTTGATGAAGCCATGCTTTCATGGCCGCCCGGCCCTATTCCCGAAGATGGTGTCTGGGCCGAGCACTGGTATCACAGCGTTCACCAGTCTACGGGATTTAAGCCTTATACCGCTAAAGAAGAAACATTACCCAACCGGCTCGAGCCTCTTTTTGAGCACTGTAAGACCATTTATGACAGACTGTTTGCACATGCAATTAAAAGATAA
- a CDS encoding TonB-dependent receptor plug domain-containing protein, whose translation MKRLSLGISIALCLLLLGSLGCASTSQQSQKHSTTDHTNYWTLEDFLRRANGVHLNGSGNDIQIIIRGQRSINNPLAQPLFVVDGQKAGRNYAYVASMFGPGDIISVTVLSAGASSQYGMEGNYGVIEIESRLSAS comes from the coding sequence ATGAAACGATTAAGCTTAGGTATATCTATAGCTTTATGTCTGCTATTACTCGGATCACTGGGTTGTGCTTCAACCAGCCAACAATCTCAAAAACATTCCACAACTGATCATACGAACTACTGGACCCTTGAAGATTTTCTTCGCCGTGCCAACGGCGTACATCTAAATGGAAGTGGTAATGATATTCAGATTATTATTCGAGGTCAGAGGTCAATTAACAATCCGCTGGCACAACCACTTTTTGTGGTTGACGGACAAAAAGCGGGACGAAATTATGCATATGTTGCCAGCATGTTTGGTCCCGGTGATATTATTTCCGTTACCGTGCTATCGGCCGGAGCCTCATCCCAGTATGGCATGGAAGGCAATTATGGAGTGATCGAAATTGAATCACGACTTTCGGCATCCTAA
- a CDS encoding PAS domain S-box protein, with product MNKSFEEFTGYQTDEVIGKKPTFLHGPKTSQKALDRIDKKIKEHKSFREEFVNYKKDGTAYWVELDMAPFPTDDQKYEYWVGINRDITKRRQAELKLEESEKRYRSFFELSFDAIFEVDVDGNILKCNKRACELFGYERDKLVGMHVLDLTPEKYHHKQPETFAGIATTGDEAWERLYRKKDGTVFPTEIHTEFYEMEGQKRLIAYVRDNTEHKKYEQAIRKSLKEKETLLAEVHHRVKNNLAIISGLLQMQVFNTEDEQLLAKLKESQARIQSIAMVHEKLYRSESFSEVAIDKYINDLLSMIEGTMADLGKNIAVETEMEPVFLTVGQAIPCGLLLNELITNCYKHAFNGRNEGKIRISLEHSNDQVALSVEDNGKGLPQNFDIENESSLGMTIVNTLKNQLNGSLEVESDDWGTRFTLIFNIEK from the coding sequence GTGAATAAATCATTTGAAGAATTCACGGGTTATCAGACGGACGAAGTGATTGGCAAAAAGCCAACGTTTTTGCACGGTCCCAAGACCTCTCAAAAGGCTTTAGATCGAATTGATAAAAAGATAAAGGAGCATAAGTCGTTCCGTGAGGAGTTTGTCAATTATAAAAAAGATGGTACTGCTTATTGGGTAGAGTTGGATATGGCTCCTTTTCCAACCGATGATCAAAAGTATGAGTATTGGGTTGGAATCAATCGTGATATTACAAAACGGAGACAGGCGGAGCTCAAATTAGAAGAAAGTGAAAAGCGATATCGGTCGTTTTTTGAACTTTCTTTTGATGCTATTTTTGAGGTAGATGTTGATGGAAATATTTTAAAATGTAATAAGCGGGCTTGTGAACTTTTTGGATACGAGCGCGATAAGCTTGTTGGGATGCATGTATTGGATTTGACGCCCGAAAAGTATCACCATAAACAGCCGGAGACGTTTGCGGGCATTGCTACTACGGGAGATGAGGCGTGGGAACGATTGTATCGTAAAAAGGACGGTACGGTGTTTCCTACTGAAATTCATACCGAGTTTTATGAGATGGAAGGTCAGAAGCGGTTGATTGCCTATGTGAGGGACAATACAGAGCACAAGAAGTATGAACAGGCGATAAGGAAGTCGTTGAAAGAGAAGGAAACGCTGCTTGCCGAAGTGCATCACAGGGTTAAAAATAACTTGGCGATTATTTCGGGACTGTTGCAGATGCAGGTATTTAATACTGAGGATGAGCAGTTACTGGCTAAGCTCAAGGAAAGTCAGGCACGAATTCAGTCGATTGCAATGGTCCATGAAAAATTGTATCGATCGGAATCATTTTCTGAGGTGGCGATTGACAAATACATCAATGATTTGCTGAGTATGATTGAGGGGACAATGGCGGATTTGGGCAAAAATATTGCTGTTGAAACGGAAATGGAGCCGGTTTTTCTAACAGTAGGTCAGGCTATTCCCTGCGGGCTTTTGTTAAATGAGCTTATCACAAATTGCTATAAACATGCTTTTAATGGTCGGAATGAGGGGAAAATTCGAATTTCTCTTGAGCATAGCAACGACCAGGTAGCTTTAAGTGTGGAAGATAATGGAAAGGGTTTACCGCAGAATTTTGATATCGAAAATGAGTCATCATTGGGGATGACCATCGTCAATACCTTGAAGAATCAATTAAATGGAAGTTTGGAGGTAGAGAGCGATGACTGGGGAACACGTTTTACACTGATATTTAATATAGAAAAGTAG